The following proteins come from a genomic window of Corynebacterium hansenii:
- a CDS encoding CbiQ family ECF transporter T component yields the protein MNALEAAAARNRWARRNVGEKAVLCGGLLLLAISLPPWPAAALIIAAVSVTAVVARVPAGLFLALWTAPAAFVAVGILPLLFSITMDGPVWSPTGPQRAAEVVARATAAIGCTMLFTVTTPLSEVLAWAGRSGIPRTLTYLAELIYRMVGTLAGTAKMMHEAQAQRLGHLTRRGLLTGVAAQSANLFVLSFQRARRLGEGLELRAEPGSADVMVVDRPRDGRFLAVALGLLVAVVAATATVRGWWP from the coding sequence GTGAACGCCCTCGAAGCCGCCGCCGCCCGCAACCGGTGGGCGCGGCGCAACGTCGGCGAGAAGGCGGTGCTGTGCGGCGGTCTGCTCTTGCTGGCCATTTCGCTGCCCCCGTGGCCGGCCGCGGCGCTCATCATCGCCGCGGTGTCGGTCACGGCGGTCGTCGCCCGGGTGCCGGCGGGGCTGTTCCTGGCGCTGTGGACGGCTCCCGCGGCCTTCGTCGCCGTGGGCATCCTCCCCCTGCTCTTCTCCATCACGATGGACGGACCGGTCTGGTCGCCGACGGGGCCGCAGCGGGCGGCGGAAGTCGTCGCCCGCGCCACGGCCGCCATCGGCTGCACGATGCTGTTCACGGTGACCACCCCGCTGTCGGAGGTGCTGGCGTGGGCCGGGCGATCGGGCATCCCGCGCACCCTGACCTACCTCGCCGAGCTCATCTACCGGATGGTCGGCACGTTGGCGGGCACCGCGAAGATGATGCACGAGGCCCAGGCGCAGCGACTGGGGCACCTGACCCGGAGGGGCCTGCTCACCGGCGTCGCCGCGCAGTCGGCGAATCTGTTCGTCCTCTCATTCCAGCGCGCCCGCCGGCTGGGGGAGGGCCTGGAGCTGCGCGCCGAGCCGGGGTCGGCCGACGTCATGGTCGTCGACCGCCCGCGCGACGGCCGCTTCCTCGCGGTGGCGCTCGGGCTGCTCGTCGCGGTCGTCGCCGCCACCGCGACGGTGCGGGGGTGGTGGCCGTGA
- a CDS encoding energy-coupling factor ABC transporter substrate-binding protein, with translation MTASANENVEKQDKTEKQDNVKDKTAAPKRSGAGVTVAIIALVIVLAAFPMFFNLGDPDAEEAFGGTDGAATEAIEESNPDYEPWFEPIIGELPGEVESGIFALQAGLGAGVLGYVLGFYRGRGKGRDEALAEGREAGTA, from the coding sequence ATGACCGCGTCGGCGAACGAGAACGTCGAAAAGCAGGACAAGACGGAAAAGCAGGACAACGTGAAGGACAAGACGGCCGCCCCCAAGCGTTCCGGTGCGGGGGTCACCGTCGCGATCATCGCCCTGGTGATCGTCCTCGCGGCGTTCCCCATGTTCTTCAACCTGGGCGACCCGGACGCCGAGGAGGCCTTCGGCGGCACCGACGGCGCGGCCACCGAAGCCATCGAGGAGAGCAACCCGGATTACGAGCCGTGGTTCGAGCCGATCATCGGCGAGCTGCCGGGCGAGGTCGAATCCGGCATCTTCGCGCTCCAGGCCGGCCTGGGCGCGGGCGTGCTCGGCTACGTGCTGGGCTTCTACCGCGGCCGCGGCAAGGGGCGCGACGAGGCCCTGGCCGAGGGCCGGGAAGCGGGGACCGCCTAG